In one Pseudomonas sp. MM211 genomic region, the following are encoded:
- a CDS encoding ABC transporter permease subunit — protein sequence MKNFRFSTLMLWVGFAFIYLPMFILVIYSFNASRLVTVWGGWSFKWYVSLLDDRQLMGAVWRSLEIACYTAIAAVALGTMAAFVLTRVHRFKGRTLFGGLVTAPLVMPEVITGLSLLLLFVAMAQLVGWPAERGMMTIWIAHTTFCSAYVAVVVSARLRELDLSIEEAAMDLGARPWKVFFVITIPMIAPSLVAGGMMSFALSLDDLVLASFVSGPGATTLPMEVFSKVRLGVTPAINAVASLILLAVSFVTFLVWFFAHRAEERRRKAIQQVMEESQVAISARPEVRPAH from the coding sequence ATGAAAAACTTCCGTTTCTCCACCCTCATGCTTTGGGTCGGTTTCGCGTTCATCTATCTGCCGATGTTCATCCTGGTGATCTACTCGTTCAACGCCTCGCGGCTGGTAACGGTGTGGGGTGGCTGGTCGTTCAAGTGGTACGTCAGCCTGCTCGATGACCGACAGTTGATGGGCGCGGTGTGGCGCTCCCTGGAAATCGCCTGCTACACGGCGATCGCCGCAGTGGCGCTGGGCACCATGGCGGCCTTCGTACTGACCCGGGTGCACCGCTTCAAAGGGCGCACGCTGTTTGGCGGCCTGGTTACGGCGCCGCTGGTCATGCCCGAGGTGATCACCGGTCTGTCGTTGCTGCTGCTGTTCGTGGCCATGGCGCAACTGGTCGGCTGGCCGGCAGAACGCGGCATGATGACCATCTGGATCGCCCACACCACCTTCTGCTCGGCTTATGTGGCCGTGGTGGTTTCGGCGCGTCTGCGTGAGTTGGATCTGTCCATCGAGGAAGCTGCGATGGATCTTGGCGCGAGGCCCTGGAAGGTGTTCTTCGTGATCACCATTCCGATGATCGCGCCTTCGTTGGTGGCTGGCGGCATGATGTCTTTCGCGCTGTCCCTCGATGATCTGGTGCTGGCCAGCTTCGTGTCCGGTCCTGGCGCCACCACGCTGCCGATGGAGGTTTTCTCCAAAGTACGCCTGGGGGTTACTCCGGCAATCAATGCCGTGGCCAGTTTGATCCTGCTGGCGGTGTCCTTCGTTACCTTCCTGGTATGGTTCTTCGCCCACCGCGCGGAAGAGCGGCGGCGCAAGGCGATTCAGCAGGTCATGGAAGAAAGTCAGGTGGCTATTTCTGCCCGGCCGGAGGTCAGGCCCGCTCACTGA
- a CDS encoding polyamine ABC transporter substrate-binding protein, which produces MGKILTTTALSVGLATLAHADGTVHIYNWSDYIGEETLAEFQKATGIKPVYDVFDSNETLEGKLLAGRTGYDVVVPSNHFLGKQIKAGAFQKLDRSKLPNWNNLDPALLKQLEANDPGNQYAVPYLWGTNGIGYNVAKVKEVLGVDEIDSWAVLFEPENMKKLATCGVSFLDSADEMIPSVLNYLGLDPNSQSGDDYAKAEAKLLEVRPYVSYFHSSKYISDLANGNICVAFGYSGDVLQAADRAAEAGKGVEIAYAIPKEGANLWFDMLAIPKDAGNVEQAHAFINYLLDPQVIAGVSDYVGYANPNTKAGELMDQDIRQDESVYPPQAVLDKLYISAELPPTAQRLMTRSWTKIKSGR; this is translated from the coding sequence TTGGGCAAGATCCTGACAACGACCGCGCTTTCGGTTGGCTTGGCAACCCTGGCACATGCGGACGGTACCGTGCATATCTACAACTGGAGCGATTACATCGGCGAGGAAACGCTGGCCGAATTCCAGAAGGCCACGGGTATCAAGCCGGTCTACGACGTCTTCGACTCCAACGAAACCCTGGAAGGCAAACTGCTCGCTGGCCGTACCGGCTACGACGTGGTGGTGCCGTCCAACCATTTTCTCGGCAAGCAGATCAAGGCGGGCGCGTTCCAGAAGCTCGACCGTAGCAAGCTGCCGAACTGGAATAATCTCGACCCGGCGCTGCTCAAGCAACTCGAAGCCAACGACCCGGGCAATCAATATGCGGTTCCTTACCTGTGGGGCACCAACGGCATTGGCTACAACGTCGCCAAGGTCAAGGAAGTGCTGGGTGTCGACGAAATCGACTCCTGGGCCGTGCTGTTCGAGCCGGAGAACATGAAGAAGCTGGCCACCTGTGGTGTCTCCTTCCTCGATTCGGCGGACGAGATGATTCCCTCGGTACTCAATTACCTGGGCCTCGATCCGAACAGCCAGAGTGGCGATGATTACGCCAAGGCCGAAGCCAAGCTGCTGGAAGTACGGCCCTACGTGAGCTACTTCCACTCCTCGAAATACATCAGCGATCTGGCCAACGGCAACATCTGCGTGGCCTTCGGTTACTCCGGTGATGTTTTACAGGCCGCAGACCGTGCCGCGGAGGCCGGAAAGGGCGTCGAAATCGCCTATGCGATTCCCAAGGAGGGCGCCAACCTGTGGTTCGACATGCTCGCTATCCCCAAGGATGCCGGCAACGTCGAGCAGGCCCATGCCTTCATCAACTACCTGCTCGATCCACAAGTGATCGCTGGGGTCAGTGACTATGTCGGTTACGCCAACCCCAACACCAAGGCTGGGGAGTTGATGGATCAGGACATTCGCCAGGACGAGTCGGTGTACCCACCGCAGGCCGTTCTGGACAAGTTGTACATCTCAGCCGAACTGCCGCCCACGGCGCAGCGCCTGATGACGCGAAGCTGGACGAAGATCAAGTCCGGAAGATGA
- a CDS encoding ABC transporter permease subunit, with translation MPTGRHLVIGVPFIWLFLFFLLPFIIVLKISFAEADVAIPPYTEIYTWVDNTLQVVLNLGNYIFLSEDELYVAAYLGSLKIAFISTVACLLIGYPMAYAIARAKKETQMVLLLLVMMPTWTAILIRVYAWMGILSNNGLLNGFLQSIGLIDTPLQILNTNTAVYIGIVYSYLPFMILPLFANLVKHDQSLLEAASDLGSSNFNSFWKITVPLSKNGIIAGCMLVFIPVVGEFVIPELLGGPETLMIGKVLWQEFFNNRDWPVASALAVVMLALLLIPIILFNKNQAKEMEGKA, from the coding sequence CTGCCAACCGGCCGACACCTGGTGATCGGCGTTCCGTTCATCTGGCTGTTCCTGTTCTTCCTGCTGCCCTTCATCATCGTGCTGAAGATCAGCTTCGCCGAAGCCGACGTGGCGATTCCGCCGTACACGGAAATCTACACCTGGGTGGACAACACCCTGCAGGTGGTGCTCAACCTGGGTAATTACATCTTCCTCAGTGAAGATGAGCTGTACGTGGCTGCCTACCTGGGCTCGTTGAAGATCGCCTTCATCAGCACCGTTGCCTGCCTGCTGATCGGTTACCCGATGGCTTACGCCATTGCCCGCGCGAAAAAGGAGACCCAGATGGTTCTCCTGCTGCTGGTGATGATGCCGACCTGGACTGCGATCCTGATCCGCGTCTATGCGTGGATGGGCATCCTCAGCAACAACGGCCTGCTCAATGGCTTCTTGCAGAGCATCGGTCTGATCGACACGCCGCTGCAGATCCTCAACACCAACACCGCGGTATACATCGGCATCGTCTATTCGTACCTGCCGTTCATGATCCTGCCGTTGTTCGCCAACTTGGTGAAGCACGATCAAAGCCTGCTGGAGGCTGCCTCGGATCTCGGCTCGAGCAACTTCAACAGCTTCTGGAAAATCACCGTGCCGTTGTCGAAGAACGGCATCATCGCTGGCTGCATGCTGGTGTTCATTCCGGTGGTGGGCGAGTTCGTCATTCCCGAGCTGCTTGGCGGCCCGGAAACGCTGATGATCGGCAAGGTGTTGTGGCAAGAGTTCTTCAACAACCGTGACTGGCCGGTTGCCTCCGCCCTGGCGGTAGTGATGCTGGCGCTGCTGTTGATTCCGATCATTCTGTTCAACAAGAACCAAGCGAAAGAAATGGAGGGCAAAGCATGA
- the potA gene encoding polyamine ABC transporter ATP-binding protein produces MAVASSTYKKVIEGSQQPKEVLVKIERVTKKFDETIAVDDVSLTINKGEIFALLGGSGSGKSTLLRMLAGFERPTEGRIFLDGQDITDMPAYERPINMMFQSYALFPHMSVADNIAFGLKQDKLPKAEIEARVAEMLKLVQMSQYAKRKPHQLSGGQRQRVALARSLAKKPKLLLLDEPMGALDKKLRSQMQLELVEIIERVGVTCVMVTHDQEEAMTMAQRIAIMHLGWIAQIGSPIDIYETPASRLVCEFIGNVNLFEGEIVHDDTDHAVINCPQLDKPIYIGHGISTRAQETQVTYAMRPEKLLMATQLPSDHEHPDYNWSHGSVHDIAYLGGHSVYYVKLTSGQIVQCFIANAERRGKRPTWDDPVVVFWEDDSGVVLQS; encoded by the coding sequence ATGGCAGTTGCTTCCAGTACCTACAAGAAGGTCATCGAAGGGAGCCAGCAACCGAAAGAGGTGCTGGTCAAGATCGAGCGCGTGACCAAGAAGTTCGATGAGACCATTGCCGTCGACGATGTGTCGCTGACCATCAATAAGGGTGAGATCTTCGCCCTGCTCGGTGGCTCCGGTTCGGGCAAGTCGACTCTGCTGCGCATGCTCGCCGGCTTCGAGCGGCCCACCGAAGGGCGCATCTTTCTCGATGGCCAGGATATTACTGACATGCCGGCCTACGAGCGGCCGATCAACATGATGTTCCAGTCCTACGCGCTGTTCCCGCACATGAGCGTAGCCGACAACATTGCCTTCGGCCTCAAGCAGGACAAGCTGCCCAAGGCCGAGATCGAAGCTCGCGTCGCTGAAATGCTCAAGCTGGTGCAGATGAGCCAGTACGCCAAGCGCAAGCCCCATCAGCTTTCCGGTGGCCAGCGTCAGCGCGTGGCCCTGGCCCGCTCCCTGGCGAAGAAACCCAAGCTGCTGCTGCTCGACGAGCCCATGGGCGCGCTGGACAAGAAACTGCGTTCGCAGATGCAGCTGGAACTGGTGGAAATCATCGAGCGCGTCGGCGTGACCTGCGTGATGGTGACCCACGACCAGGAAGAGGCCATGACCATGGCCCAGCGCATCGCCATCATGCACCTGGGCTGGATCGCGCAGATCGGCAGCCCCATCGACATCTACGAAACGCCGGCCAGCCGCCTGGTCTGCGAGTTCATCGGCAACGTCAACCTGTTCGAAGGTGAGATCGTTCACGATGACACCGACCACGCGGTGATCAACTGCCCGCAGCTCGACAAGCCGATCTACATCGGCCATGGCATCAGCACCCGCGCCCAGGAGACCCAGGTCACCTATGCGATGCGTCCGGAAAAGCTGCTGATGGCCACACAACTGCCCAGCGACCACGAGCACCCGGACTACAACTGGAGCCACGGCAGCGTTCACGATATCGCCTACCTGGGCGGCCACTCGGTGTACTACGTCAAGCTCACCTCGGGGCAGATCGTGCAGTGCTTCATCGCCAACGCCGAGCGCCGTGGCAAACGACCGACCTGGGATGACCCGGTAGTGGTGTTCTGGGAAGACGACAGCGGCGTGGTGCTGCAGTCATGA
- a CDS encoding BCCT family transporter, producing the protein MEAPLSSRSTLNPPVFYGSTFLIACLVIYSTVFKDNAQSVFGATQAWIIENASWVYILAVALILLFVVFLAVSRYGDIKLGPDHSEPEYNNTTWFSMLFCAGMGIGLMFFGVAEPVMHFIDPPVGDPQTVTAAKEAMKLTFFHWGLHAWAIYAIVALILAYFAYRHNLPLTLRSALYPLIGDRIYGPIGHAVDIFAVIGTVLGVATSLGYGVLQINTGLNHLYGLPTTTTVQIGLLIFTMLLATISVVSGLDKGIRRLSELNMILAVGLLLIVLVLGPTVFILQTFVQNTGGYLSEIVSKTFNLYAYEPTDWIGGWTLFYWGWWLSWSPFVGLFIARISRGRTIRQFISGVLVVPAGFTLLWMTVFGDTAIHMILVDGVTDLAEAVNKDSSLALFAFLEHFPMSMILSQIAVLMIVVFFVTSADSGAMVVDMLASGGKDQTPVWQRIFWAALMAVVAASLLLADGLKALQTATIASALPFVVALMASMWGLLRALQLDAAKRGLRDQVSLSSRGSSGPGGWQRRLRSMVMLPRRSHVNRFISETVLPACEQVADELRKQGREAKVESGEDGRVTLSVSHGSEADFQYQVRPRALIQPSFVMRDTRDDTNEERKYFRAEVHLDEGGQDYDVMGWNREEVIGDILDQYERHMHFLHMTR; encoded by the coding sequence ATGGAGGCACCTCTGTCTTCCCGCTCCACCCTCAACCCGCCGGTTTTCTACGGCTCAACCTTTCTGATCGCCTGCCTGGTGATCTACAGCACCGTGTTCAAGGACAACGCCCAGAGCGTATTCGGTGCCACACAAGCCTGGATCATCGAGAACGCTAGCTGGGTTTACATCCTCGCCGTTGCCCTGATTCTGCTTTTCGTGGTGTTCCTCGCGGTGAGTCGTTATGGCGACATCAAGCTTGGCCCCGATCACAGCGAGCCTGAATACAACAACACCACCTGGTTCTCCATGCTGTTCTGCGCGGGCATGGGTATCGGCCTGATGTTCTTTGGCGTGGCAGAGCCGGTGATGCACTTCATCGATCCGCCGGTGGGCGACCCGCAGACCGTCACCGCGGCGAAGGAAGCGATGAAGCTGACCTTCTTCCACTGGGGCCTGCATGCCTGGGCAATCTACGCCATCGTCGCACTGATCCTCGCCTACTTCGCCTACCGACATAACCTGCCTCTGACCCTACGCTCAGCGCTCTACCCACTGATCGGCGACCGTATCTACGGCCCCATCGGTCATGCGGTAGACATCTTCGCGGTAATCGGCACCGTGCTCGGTGTGGCGACCTCGCTGGGCTACGGTGTACTGCAGATCAATACCGGGCTGAACCACCTCTACGGCCTGCCGACCACCACCACGGTGCAAATCGGCCTGTTGATCTTCACCATGCTGCTGGCGACGATTTCTGTGGTCAGTGGCCTGGACAAGGGCATTCGCCGCCTCTCCGAGCTGAACATGATCCTGGCTGTCGGCCTGCTGCTGATCGTGCTGGTGCTCGGCCCCACCGTATTCATCCTGCAGACCTTCGTGCAGAACACCGGTGGCTACCTGTCGGAGATCGTCAGCAAGACCTTCAACCTCTACGCCTACGAGCCAACCGACTGGATCGGTGGCTGGACGCTGTTCTACTGGGGCTGGTGGCTGTCCTGGTCGCCCTTCGTGGGCCTGTTCATCGCGCGTATTTCCCGCGGTCGCACGATTCGCCAGTTCATCAGCGGCGTACTCGTAGTACCGGCTGGTTTCACGCTGTTGTGGATGACCGTATTCGGCGACACCGCCATTCACATGATTCTGGTCGACGGCGTCACCGACCTTGCCGAAGCGGTGAACAAGGACAGCTCTCTGGCGCTGTTCGCCTTCCTCGAACACTTCCCGATGTCGATGATCCTGTCGCAGATCGCGGTGCTGATGATCGTGGTGTTCTTCGTCACCTCGGCAGACTCCGGTGCCATGGTGGTGGATATGCTCGCCTCCGGCGGCAAGGATCAGACGCCGGTCTGGCAGCGCATTTTCTGGGCGGCGCTGATGGCGGTAGTGGCCGCCTCGCTGCTGCTGGCCGACGGCCTCAAAGCACTACAGACCGCGACCATCGCCAGCGCCCTGCCCTTCGTGGTAGCACTGATGGCGTCGATGTGGGGCCTGCTGCGTGCTCTGCAGCTGGACGCGGCCAAACGTGGCCTACGTGATCAGGTGTCGCTAAGCTCGCGCGGCAGCTCCGGCCCCGGCGGTTGGCAGCGTCGTCTGCGTAGCATGGTCATGCTGCCTCGTCGTTCTCATGTGAATCGCTTCATCAGCGAAACCGTCCTGCCAGCCTGCGAGCAGGTTGCAGATGAACTGCGCAAGCAGGGCCGTGAAGCCAAGGTAGAAAGCGGCGAGGATGGCCGCGTGACGCTATCGGTCAGCCATGGCAGCGAGGCGGACTTCCAATATCAGGTGCGGCCACGCGCGCTGATCCAGCCAAGCTTCGTGATGCGCGACACCCGCGATGACACCAACGAAGAGCGCAAGTATTTCCGCGCCGAAGTCCATCTGGACGAAGGTGGCCAGGATTACGACGTGATGGGCTGGAACCGCGAAGAAGTGATCGGCGATATCCTCGACCAGTACGAGCGCCATATGCACTTCTTACACATGACGCGCTAA
- the glnK gene encoding P-II family nitrogen regulator encodes MKLVTAIIKPFKLDDVRESLSEIGVQGITVTEVKGFGRQKGHTELYRGAEYVVDFLPKVKIDVAIADDQLDRVIEAITKAANTGKIGDGKIFVVNLEQAIRIRTGETDTDAI; translated from the coding sequence ATGAAACTAGTCACTGCCATCATCAAGCCGTTCAAGCTGGACGACGTCCGCGAGTCGCTATCGGAAATCGGGGTGCAAGGCATCACCGTGACCGAAGTGAAAGGCTTCGGTCGTCAGAAAGGTCACACCGAGCTGTACCGCGGTGCCGAATATGTCGTCGACTTCCTGCCCAAGGTGAAGATCGATGTGGCCATCGCCGACGATCAGTTGGATCGTGTCATCGAAGCAATCACCAAGGCTGCCAACACCGGCAAGATCGGTGACGGCAAGATTTTCGTTGTAAACCTAGAGCAGGCGATCCGCATCCGTACCGGCGAAACCGATACCGACGCGATCTAA
- a CDS encoding ammonium transporter → MTLRKVAGLGALSSLFFPGLAMAQEATLNSGDTAWMLTATALVLFMTIPGLALFYAGMVRSKNVLSVMMQCFAITALMSLLWFAYGYSLAFDTTGMEAGVTNFSSFVGGLGNMFLGNLTKESLTAAFPESVFVTFQMTFAIITPALIVGAFAERMKFSAMLVFMTVWFTLVYAPIAHMVWGGDGALMWDWGVLDFAGGTVVHINAGIAGLVACIVLGKRKGFPSVAMAPHNLGYTLIGAAMLWVGWFGFNAGSAAAADQTAGMAMLVTQIATAAAALSWMFAEWVAHGKPSALGIASGVVAGLVAITPAAGTVGPMGAMIIGLSSGVICFFCATSLKRKLGYDDSLDVFGVHGVGGIVGALLTGIFAAPALGGFGEVENIGLQLWIQFKGVAFTVIYTAIVTFVILKVIDVVMGLRVTEEEESVGLDLAQHNERGYIL, encoded by the coding sequence ATGACTCTGCGAAAAGTCGCAGGGCTCGGAGCCCTTTCGTCCCTGTTTTTCCCAGGCTTGGCCATGGCTCAGGAGGCGACGCTGAATTCCGGTGACACCGCCTGGATGCTGACCGCCACTGCTTTGGTGCTGTTCATGACCATCCCCGGTCTGGCGCTGTTCTACGCAGGCATGGTGCGTTCCAAGAACGTCCTCTCGGTGATGATGCAGTGCTTTGCCATTACCGCGTTGATGAGCCTCCTGTGGTTCGCCTACGGCTACAGCCTGGCGTTCGACACCACCGGGATGGAAGCTGGTGTGACCAACTTCAGCTCCTTCGTGGGCGGTTTGGGCAACATGTTTCTCGGTAACCTGACCAAGGAATCGCTGACCGCGGCCTTCCCGGAAAGCGTGTTCGTCACCTTCCAGATGACCTTCGCCATCATCACCCCTGCACTGATTGTCGGTGCCTTTGCCGAGCGCATGAAGTTCTCGGCGATGCTGGTGTTCATGACCGTATGGTTCACCCTGGTCTATGCGCCAATCGCGCACATGGTCTGGGGCGGCGACGGTGCACTGATGTGGGACTGGGGCGTGCTGGACTTCGCTGGCGGCACCGTGGTGCACATCAACGCCGGTATCGCTGGCCTGGTGGCGTGCATCGTGCTCGGCAAGCGCAAGGGTTTCCCGAGCGTGGCCATGGCGCCGCACAACCTGGGTTACACCCTGATCGGTGCTGCGATGCTGTGGGTCGGCTGGTTCGGCTTCAACGCCGGCTCCGCTGCTGCCGCTGACCAGACCGCTGGCATGGCCATGCTGGTTACCCAGATCGCTACCGCTGCTGCTGCCCTGAGCTGGATGTTCGCCGAGTGGGTCGCACACGGTAAGCCAAGTGCTCTGGGCATCGCCTCCGGTGTGGTCGCAGGTCTGGTTGCCATCACCCCTGCTGCCGGCACCGTCGGCCCGATGGGCGCGATGATCATCGGTCTGTCGTCTGGCGTGATCTGCTTCTTCTGCGCCACCAGCCTCAAGCGCAAGCTGGGCTACGACGATTCCCTCGACGTCTTCGGCGTACACGGCGTGGGCGGCATCGTCGGCGCGCTGCTGACCGGTATCTTCGCAGCACCTGCCCTGGGCGGTTTCGGCGAAGTCGAGAACATCGGCCTGCAGCTGTGGATCCAGTTCAAAGGCGTCGCCTTTACCGTGATCTACACCGCCATCGTGACCTTCGTGATCCTCAAGGTCATCGATGTGGTGATGGGGCTGCGTGTCACTGAAGAAGAAGAGTCGGTCGGCCTCGACCTGGCTCAGCACAACGAGCGTGGCTACATCCTGTAA
- a CDS encoding ammonium transporter — MDNTALTALQYGFDTFYFLICGALVMWMAAGFAMLEAGLVRAKNTTEILAKNVALFAIACIMYLLIGYYIMYSSPEGGILPNFGFLIGDENSVESVLAGGEDAPYYAARSDFFFQIVFAATCMSIVSGAVAERMKLWSFIAFAVVMTAIIYPVQGFWKWGGGFLDAAGFLDFAGSSVVHMAGAAAALAGVILLGARKGKYGANGQINAIPGANLPLATLGMFILWMGWFGFNGGSQLKMSTIEDANAVAQVFVNTNMAAAGGLIAALIVARILFGKADLTMAINGALAGLVSITAEPLTPTALQATLIGGVGGVLVVFAILGFDKIKIDDPVGAISVHGAAGIWGTLAVCLTNSDASLGAQLLGIASIFAWVFIASLIVWGIIKVTVGLRVSEEEEYEGVDLVECGMEAYPEFTNKK; from the coding sequence ATGGACAACACAGCATTGACTGCACTGCAGTACGGTTTCGATACCTTCTACTTCCTGATTTGTGGCGCCCTGGTGATGTGGATGGCGGCGGGCTTCGCCATGCTCGAAGCAGGCCTGGTACGCGCCAAGAACACCACCGAGATTCTCGCCAAGAACGTGGCCCTGTTTGCCATCGCCTGCATCATGTATCTGCTGATCGGCTACTACATCATGTACTCCAGCCCTGAAGGCGGCATCCTGCCGAACTTCGGCTTTCTGATCGGTGACGAGAACAGCGTCGAGTCCGTGCTGGCCGGTGGCGAAGACGCCCCCTATTACGCCGCACGTTCGGACTTCTTCTTCCAGATCGTGTTCGCTGCTACCTGCATGTCCATCGTGTCGGGTGCCGTGGCCGAGCGCATGAAACTGTGGTCGTTCATCGCCTTCGCGGTGGTCATGACCGCGATCATCTACCCGGTTCAGGGCTTCTGGAAATGGGGCGGCGGTTTCCTCGACGCAGCCGGTTTCCTCGATTTCGCCGGTTCCAGTGTCGTACACATGGCGGGCGCTGCGGCCGCTCTGGCCGGTGTGATCCTGCTCGGTGCGCGTAAGGGCAAGTACGGCGCCAATGGCCAGATCAACGCCATCCCGGGCGCCAACCTGCCGCTGGCTACCCTGGGCATGTTCATCCTGTGGATGGGCTGGTTCGGCTTCAACGGTGGCTCGCAGCTGAAGATGAGCACCATCGAAGACGCCAACGCCGTCGCTCAGGTGTTCGTCAACACCAACATGGCCGCTGCTGGTGGCCTGATCGCTGCGCTGATCGTAGCGCGCATCCTGTTCGGCAAGGCTGACCTGACCATGGCCATCAACGGTGCGTTGGCTGGCCTGGTGTCGATCACCGCCGAACCGCTGACCCCGACTGCGCTGCAGGCCACCTTGATCGGTGGTGTCGGTGGTGTGCTGGTGGTGTTCGCTATCCTCGGCTTCGACAAGATCAAGATCGACGATCCGGTCGGTGCCATCTCCGTACACGGCGCTGCCGGTATCTGGGGCACCCTGGCCGTCTGCCTGACCAATAGCGACGCCAGCCTTGGCGCACAGCTGCTGGGTATCGCCAGCATCTTCGCCTGGGTGTTCATTGCCAGCCTGATCGTCTGGGGCATCATCAAGGTAACGGTTGGCCTGCGGGTATCCGAGGAAGAGGAATACGAAGGTGTCGACCTGGTCGAGTGCGGGATGGAAGCCTATCCCGAGTTCACCAACAAGAAGTGA
- a CDS encoding accessory factor UbiK family protein, whose translation MLPPKALLDALSSQATRLLSGDTPLPRSEIESQLKALLQSTLSKLDLVSREEFDSQMVVLARTRARLEALEAKVAEIESRSAPAQQIPVE comes from the coding sequence ATGCTGCCACCCAAAGCTCTGCTCGACGCCCTCAGCAGCCAGGCCACGCGCCTGCTCAGCGGTGATACCCCCTTGCCACGCAGTGAAATCGAGAGCCAGCTCAAGGCTCTATTGCAGAGCACCCTCAGCAAGCTGGATCTAGTCAGCCGCGAAGAATTCGACAGCCAAATGGTGGTGCTGGCCCGTACCCGTGCACGTCTCGAGGCCCTGGAAGCCAAGGTCGCAGAAATCGAGTCGCGCAGCGCGCCAGCACAGCAAATACCAGTCGAGTAA
- a CDS encoding YifB family Mg chelatase-like AAA ATPase has protein sequence MSLAVVHSRAQVGVDAPIVTVEAHLANGLPSLALVGLPEAAVKESKDRVRSAILNCALDFPPRRITLNLAPADLPKDGGRFDLAIALGILAASSQVPADSLTPLECLGELALSGAIRPVQGVLPAALAAREAGRTLVVPKENAEEASLASGLTVLAVGHLLELVAHLNGQTPLAVYQAQGLLRHTQPYPDLAEVQGQIAAKRALLVAAAGVHNLLLSGPPGTGKTLLASRLPGLLPPLTEEEALQVAAIRSVASHTPLQSWPQRPFRHPHHSASGPALVGGGSRPQPGEITLAHHGVLFLDELPEFDRRVLEVLREPLESGHIVIARARDKVSFPARFQLVAAMNPCPCGFLGDPSGRCRCSPDQIQRYRGKLSGPLLDRIDLHITVARESTALGMPQESRESSATAAARVAAARDIQLRRQGVANAFLDLPGLREHCALSDIDRQWLEHACERLTLSLRSAHRVLKVARTLADLQAQEAISRQHLAEALQYRTNL, from the coding sequence ATGTCATTGGCCGTAGTCCACAGCCGCGCCCAGGTTGGTGTAGACGCCCCCATCGTTACCGTAGAGGCCCATTTGGCCAACGGCCTGCCGTCCCTGGCGCTGGTCGGGTTACCGGAAGCGGCAGTCAAGGAAAGTAAGGATCGTGTGCGCAGCGCCATCCTCAATTGCGCTCTGGATTTTCCGCCTCGTCGTATCACCTTGAATCTGGCACCAGCCGATTTACCAAAGGACGGCGGCCGTTTCGACCTTGCCATTGCCCTGGGCATTCTGGCCGCCAGCAGCCAGGTACCAGCAGACTCCCTGACCCCGCTCGAATGCCTTGGCGAACTGGCGTTATCTGGCGCCATCCGTCCAGTACAAGGCGTGCTGCCTGCAGCTTTGGCGGCTCGAGAAGCTGGGCGCACCCTTGTGGTGCCCAAGGAAAATGCCGAAGAAGCCAGCCTGGCGTCAGGGCTGACGGTGCTGGCGGTCGGTCATCTCTTGGAACTGGTCGCTCACCTGAACGGCCAGACGCCATTGGCCGTTTACCAAGCTCAAGGCCTGCTACGCCACACTCAACCCTATCCGGATCTGGCCGAAGTGCAGGGGCAAATTGCTGCCAAGCGTGCTCTGCTGGTGGCTGCTGCCGGGGTGCACAATCTGCTGCTGAGCGGCCCACCTGGCACGGGCAAAACGCTACTGGCGAGCCGTCTACCCGGCTTGCTGCCGCCCCTTACAGAAGAAGAGGCCCTGCAGGTTGCGGCGATTCGCTCGGTCGCCAGTCACACCCCTTTACAGAGCTGGCCGCAGCGACCATTTAGGCATCCCCATCACAGCGCATCGGGGCCGGCGTTGGTGGGTGGCGGCAGTCGTCCTCAACCCGGAGAAATCACCCTCGCTCACCACGGAGTGCTGTTCTTGGACGAGTTGCCCGAGTTCGACAGGCGCGTCCTCGAGGTGCTCAGAGAGCCACTTGAAAGCGGTCATATCGTTATCGCCCGGGCCCGCGACAAAGTCAGCTTCCCTGCCAGGTTCCAACTCGTCGCCGCCATGAACCCCTGCCCCTGCGGCTTTCTCGGTGACCCCAGCGGCCGCTGCCGCTGCAGCCCGGATCAGATCCAGCGCTATCGCGGCAAGCTGTCCGGCCCGCTGCTCGATCGCATCGACCTGCATATTACCGTTGCCCGAGAAAGCACGGCGCTCGGCATGCCACAGGAAAGCCGCGAAAGCAGTGCAACAGCGGCGGCTCGAGTCGCCGCGGCGCGGGATATCCAGTTACGCCGCCAGGGTGTCGCCAATGCCTTTCTCGACCTACCAGGATTACGTGAGCACTGCGCCCTGAGCGACATCGACCGCCAATGGCTGGAGCACGCTTGCGAACGCCTGACCTTATCACTGCGTTCCGCTCACCGCGTGCTCAAGGTAGCACGCACACTGGCAGATCTGCAGGCGCAAGAGGCGATCAGCCGCCAGCATCTGGCAGAAGCTCTGCAGTACCGCACCAACCTGTGA